In the genome of Mesorhizobium shangrilense, one region contains:
- the ftsH gene encoding ATP-dependent zinc metalloprotease FtsH, translating to MNPNYRNLALWAIIAVLLIALFNLFQTPQTRGASSDVPYSQFLQDVAAGRVKTVTIAGARISGTYTDNSSGFQTYSPGDPQLVQRLQDKNVTINARPETDGSNSLFGYLISWLPMILILGVWIFFMRQMQSGSGRAMGFGKSKAKLLTEAHGRITFQDVAGVDEAKEDLEEIVEFLRDPQKFQRLGGKIPRGVLLVGPPGTGKTLLARSVAGEANVPFFTISGSDFVEMFVGVGASRVRDMFDQAKKNAPCIIFIDEIDAVGRHRGAGLGGGNDEREQTLNQLLVEMDGFESNESIILIAATNRPDVLDPALLRPGRFDRQVVVPNPDIVGREKILKVHVRNVPLAPNVDLKVIARGTPGFSGADLMNLVNESALMAARRNKRLVTMAEFEDAKDKIMMGAERRSSAMTQAEKELTAYHEAGHAILALNVPSADPLHKATIIPRGRALGMVMQLPEGDRYSMSYKYMISRLAIMMGGRVAEEFKFGKENITSGASSDIEQATKLARAMVTRWGFSDKLGHVAYGDNQEEVFLGHSVARTQNVSEETAQIIDAEVRRLIDEAYSTARTILTKKKKEWITLAQGLLEYETLSGEEIKQLIAGQKPARDLGDDTPPSRGSAVPKSGGRRKKGPEPEGGMEPQPLG from the coding sequence ATGAATCCGAACTATCGCAACCTAGCGCTCTGGGCGATCATAGCGGTCTTGCTCATAGCCCTGTTCAATCTGTTCCAGACGCCGCAGACGCGTGGAGCGTCGAGCGATGTGCCCTATTCGCAGTTCCTGCAGGATGTCGCGGCGGGCCGGGTCAAGACGGTGACCATTGCGGGCGCCCGCATCTCCGGCACCTACACCGACAATTCCAGCGGCTTCCAGACCTATTCGCCCGGCGATCCCCAGCTGGTCCAGAGGCTGCAGGACAAGAACGTCACCATCAATGCACGGCCTGAGACCGACGGCTCCAACTCGCTGTTCGGCTACCTGATCTCGTGGCTGCCGATGATCCTCATCCTCGGCGTCTGGATATTCTTCATGCGCCAGATGCAATCCGGGTCCGGGCGCGCCATGGGTTTTGGCAAGTCGAAGGCCAAGCTCTTGACCGAGGCGCACGGCCGCATCACCTTCCAGGACGTCGCCGGTGTCGATGAAGCCAAGGAAGATCTTGAAGAGATCGTCGAGTTCCTGCGCGATCCGCAGAAGTTCCAGCGGCTGGGCGGCAAGATTCCGCGCGGCGTGCTGCTCGTCGGCCCTCCAGGTACCGGCAAGACGCTGCTCGCGCGCTCGGTTGCCGGCGAAGCCAATGTGCCGTTCTTCACCATTTCTGGCTCGGACTTCGTCGAAATGTTCGTCGGCGTCGGCGCCAGCCGTGTCCGCGACATGTTCGACCAGGCCAAGAAGAATGCGCCCTGCATCATCTTCATCGACGAAATCGACGCTGTCGGTCGCCATCGCGGCGCCGGCCTCGGCGGCGGCAATGACGAGCGCGAACAGACGCTGAACCAGCTGCTGGTCGAAATGGATGGTTTCGAATCCAACGAGAGCATCATCCTGATCGCAGCCACCAACCGGCCCGACGTGCTCGATCCGGCGCTGCTCAGACCAGGCCGCTTCGACCGCCAGGTGGTGGTGCCGAACCCCGACATCGTCGGTCGCGAGAAGATCCTGAAGGTGCATGTGCGCAACGTGCCGCTGGCGCCGAATGTCGACCTCAAGGTCATCGCACGCGGCACGCCGGGCTTCTCCGGCGCCGACCTGATGAACCTCGTCAACGAATCCGCACTGATGGCGGCGCGCCGCAACAAGCGTCTCGTCACCATGGCCGAGTTCGAGGACGCCAAGGACAAGATCATGATGGGCGCCGAGCGCCGCTCGTCGGCCATGACGCAGGCCGAGAAGGAGCTCACCGCCTACCACGAGGCCGGCCACGCCATCCTGGCGCTGAACGTGCCGTCGGCCGATCCGCTGCACAAGGCGACCATCATTCCGCGCGGCCGCGCGCTGGGCATGGTCATGCAGCTGCCGGAAGGCGACCGCTATTCGATGAGCTACAAGTACATGATCTCGCGTCTGGCCATCATGATGGGCGGCCGCGTTGCCGAGGAGTTCAAGTTCGGCAAGGAGAACATCACCTCGGGCGCCTCCTCCGACATCGAGCAGGCGACCAAGCTGGCGCGCGCCATGGTCACGCGCTGGGGCTTCTCCGACAAGCTCGGCCATGTCGCTTACGGCGACAACCAGGAGGAAGTGTTCCTGGGGCACTCGGTGGCGCGTACGCAGAACGTCTCGGAAGAGACGGCGCAGATCATCGACGCCGAAGTGCGCCGGCTGATCGACGAGGCCTATTCGACGGCGAGGACCATCCTGACAAAGAAGAAGAAGGAATGGATCACGCTGGCGCAGGGGCTGCTCGAATACGAGACGCTCTCCGGCGAGGAAATCAAGCAGCTGATCGCTGGCCAGAAGCCCGCGCGCGACCTTGGCGACGATACGCCGCCGAGCCGTGGCTCGGCCGTGCCCAAGTCGGGTGGCCGGCGCAAGAAGGGCCCGGAGCCGGAAGGCGGCATGGAGCCGCAGCCGCTGGGCTGA
- the tilS gene encoding tRNA lysidine(34) synthetase TilS: MLDTGPDISDLSKIDFTSGAVVAVSGGSDSTALLLLLKDYLYRTAPATKLLAVTIDHNLRPASAAEAQAVAKLCAARNISHRTLTWSGRKPSTGLPARARATRYRLLAEAAGSEGIGLILTGHTADDQAETVLMRQARGKGLAGEGGPAGEEGRGLAGMAPATLYDWRCWILRPLLGTRRQALRDFLRRQHVGWADDPTNADETFERPRIRTILAEDKAAWGDAMAVAASAATGRTALGLRAAALIRDLASQPGPGLVRLDPDFARSGDDRAAVYALRILLATVGGVSFLPDRMRGEALFDRLKDGSFCATLSRTVIDARRNGVWLRREIRGLPLPAAASDISSWDGPSWDGRRRITLGDTNSAFLIAPLGMMAARKIVVPEDHGPPGLLRAGLAAEPALWRAGQCLGLPGSKPDLAAIAVRPAVAPFARFLPSFDLAPARAVAELTGAPSIPPLPFSGHSAGRSWAKA; the protein is encoded by the coding sequence ATGCTCGACACCGGGCCTGACATTTCGGATCTTTCGAAGATCGATTTTACCAGCGGCGCCGTTGTTGCCGTGTCCGGCGGCAGCGATTCGACCGCCCTTCTTCTCCTTCTCAAAGACTACCTGTACCGCACCGCACCGGCGACTAAGCTGCTGGCGGTGACGATCGACCATAATCTGCGGCCGGCCTCGGCGGCGGAGGCGCAGGCCGTGGCAAAGCTCTGCGCAGCGCGCAACATCTCCCATCGCACGCTGACCTGGTCCGGCCGCAAGCCTTCGACCGGCTTGCCGGCGCGCGCGCGCGCGACACGCTACAGGTTGCTGGCCGAGGCCGCTGGATCGGAGGGCATCGGCCTGATCCTGACCGGCCATACCGCCGATGACCAGGCCGAGACCGTGCTGATGCGGCAAGCGCGAGGGAAGGGACTGGCAGGCGAAGGGGGGCCGGCCGGCGAAGAGGGGCGTGGGTTGGCAGGCATGGCGCCAGCCACGCTTTACGACTGGCGATGCTGGATTCTGCGGCCGCTTCTGGGCACGAGACGCCAGGCGCTGCGCGACTTCCTGCGGCGCCAGCATGTCGGCTGGGCAGACGATCCGACCAATGCCGATGAAACCTTCGAGCGGCCGCGCATCCGGACGATCCTTGCCGAAGACAAGGCAGCATGGGGCGATGCAATGGCGGTGGCCGCCAGCGCCGCGACCGGACGCACGGCACTTGGGCTTCGTGCGGCTGCATTGATCCGCGACCTTGCCAGCCAGCCAGGCCCTGGGCTTGTCCGCCTCGATCCCGACTTTGCCAGATCCGGCGACGACCGGGCGGCTGTCTATGCACTGCGCATCCTGCTGGCGACCGTTGGCGGGGTTTCGTTCCTGCCGGACCGGATGCGCGGCGAAGCGCTTTTCGACCGGCTGAAGGACGGCTCTTTTTGCGCTACATTGTCGCGGACGGTCATCGACGCGCGCCGGAACGGCGTGTGGTTGCGGCGTGAGATTCGCGGCCTGCCACTCCCTGCCGCTGCTTCGGACATTTCGTCCTGGGATGGACCGTCTTGGGATGGGCGCCGGCGGATCACATTGGGCGACACCAACAGCGCATTCTTGATCGCGCCGCTCGGCATGATGGCGGCAAGAAAGATCGTCGTGCCGGAAGATCATGGGCCGCCGGGACTTTTGCGGGCTGGGCTGGCCGCCGAACCGGCGCTTTGGCGAGCCGGCCAATGCCTTGGCCTGCCCGGAAGCAAACCGGATCTGGCGGCAATCGCGGTGCGACCGGCCGTCGCGCCTTTCGCCCGCTTCCTGCCGTCCTTCGATCTGGCCCCGGCGCGTGCCGTTGCGGAGCTGACCGGCGCACCCTCCATTCCGCCCTTGCCTTTCAGTGGCCACAGTGCCGGCCGATCATGGGCGAAAGCTTAA
- the ybgF gene encoding tol-pal system protein YbgF, translating to MHFRSVLSGTLALLLLSGVTALASGTGQPADSGFSFHLPTIQLPGILGEKKQPDQVQLAQSASTASLEDQLRQMNGKIEELNFQVLQMQEQIRKQQEDNEFRFQQLEGGAQGGQPASGKKTDPQKKSDATTDSEQNVAAAPATQAPADAGNASGGGQTIEDVIVESPSGDPGTVIPGTGAPAKTFGSITVDKNGNVIDAEGHSQARAPAQAPAAGAAAGGAKTGKSDGTVVAALPTTNSAEELYRNSYQFILSGDYGTAEQGFRDHITRFPKDPRTADAHYWLGESLLGQQKYRDAAEIFLAASKDYPKAKKAPDMLLKLGVSLVGLKQHDVACATFSEIGKRYPDISPTLKERVKQERALAAC from the coding sequence ATGCATTTCAGATCGGTCTTGAGCGGCACGCTTGCGCTGCTGCTCCTATCAGGCGTCACCGCCCTGGCCAGTGGCACAGGGCAACCAGCAGACAGCGGCTTTTCCTTCCACCTGCCGACGATCCAGCTGCCCGGCATCCTTGGCGAGAAGAAGCAGCCGGACCAGGTTCAGCTCGCACAGTCAGCCAGTACAGCCTCGCTGGAAGACCAGCTGCGGCAGATGAACGGCAAGATCGAGGAACTCAACTTCCAGGTCCTGCAGATGCAGGAGCAGATCCGCAAGCAGCAGGAAGACAACGAGTTCCGCTTCCAGCAGCTTGAAGGTGGCGCGCAAGGCGGCCAGCCGGCGTCCGGGAAGAAGACGGATCCGCAGAAGAAATCCGACGCGACAACCGACAGCGAGCAGAACGTCGCGGCGGCACCCGCGACGCAGGCGCCAGCCGATGCAGGCAATGCGTCGGGCGGCGGACAGACCATCGAGGACGTCATCGTCGAATCGCCCAGCGGCGATCCCGGCACGGTCATTCCTGGAACGGGAGCGCCGGCCAAGACGTTCGGCTCCATCACCGTCGACAAGAACGGCAACGTCATCGATGCCGAAGGCCACAGCCAGGCCAGAGCGCCGGCGCAGGCACCGGCCGCGGGTGCCGCCGCCGGTGGGGCCAAGACCGGCAAGTCCGACGGCACGGTGGTTGCGGCGTTGCCCACCACCAACAGCGCGGAGGAATTGTACCGCAACTCCTACCAGTTCATCCTGTCGGGCGACTATGGCACCGCCGAGCAAGGCTTTCGCGACCACATCACCCGCTTCCCAAAGGACCCGAGAACGGCGGATGCGCATTACTGGCTGGGCGAGTCGCTGCTAGGCCAGCAAAAATACCGCGATGCGGCCGAGATTTTCCTGGCCGCCAGCAAGGACTATCCAAAGGCCAAGAAGGCCCCCGACATGCTGCTCAAGCTCGGTGTGTCGCTGGTTGGCCTCAAGCAGCACGATGTGGCCTGCGCCACCTTCAGCGAGATCGGCAAGCGCTACCCAGACATATCGCCGACGCTCAAGGAGCGGGTGAAGCAGGAAAGAGCGCTCGCGGCGTGCTAG
- the pal gene encoding peptidoglycan-associated lipoprotein Pal, whose product MGRIAALTRNPAMIALVAMLAITGCASKKTLNNPGDLGLNGAGAATPGSAQDFTVNIGDRIFFDTDSTSIRADAQQTLARQAQWLNKYRQYAIVVEGHADERGTREYNLALGARRAAATRDFLISKGVASNRLKTISYGKERPVAVCDDISCWSQNRRAVTTLSGAGS is encoded by the coding sequence ATGGGCCGTATCGCAGCACTTACCAGAAACCCGGCCATGATCGCGCTGGTGGCGATGCTCGCCATCACGGGTTGCGCCTCGAAGAAGACGCTGAACAACCCCGGTGATCTCGGCCTCAACGGCGCCGGCGCGGCAACGCCCGGCTCGGCACAGGACTTCACCGTCAACATCGGCGACCGTATCTTCTTCGACACGGACTCGACCTCGATCCGGGCCGACGCCCAACAGACACTCGCGCGCCAGGCCCAGTGGCTGAACAAGTATAGGCAGTACGCCATCGTCGTCGAAGGCCATGCCGACGAGCGCGGCACCCGCGAATACAATCTGGCGCTCGGTGCCCGCCGCGCCGCCGCGACTCGCGACTTCCTCATTTCCAAGGGTGTTGCGTCCAACCGCCTGAAGACCATTTCCTACGGCAAGGAGCGTCCGGTCGCGGTCTGCGACGACATCTCCTGCTGGTCGCAGAACCGTCGCGCCGTCACCACCCTCAGTGGCGCTGGCTCCTAA
- the tolB gene encoding Tol-Pal system beta propeller repeat protein TolB yields the protein MKSILKPLLMVAAMAMGINAVVTLPARATLELNVNKGNVEPMPIAIPDFQGGLGAQISEIVTADLKRSGLFAPIDKSAFVEKITNPDAPPRFDDWKIINAQALVTGSVSKEADGRIRAQYRLWDIFGNQQMAGEQFFANDANQRRVAHIIADAIYEKLTGEKGYFDTRVVFIDESGAKNARKKRLAIMDQDGANVRYLSDGKAIVLTPRFSPNRQEITYMSYESGQPRVYLLQIETGQRELVGNFPGMTFAPRFSPDGQKVIMSLLRDDGNSNIFAMDLRSRSTTRLTNSTAIDTSPSYSPDGSKVVFTSDRGGRAQIYVMGADGSGQTRISFGDGVYSTPVWSPRGDLIAFTKQTGGEFQIGVMKTDGSGERILSSGFQQEGPTWAPNGRVLMFFRDSGGGPKLVSVDLTGRNEQPIPTANFASDPAWSPLLE from the coding sequence ATGAAATCCATCCTCAAGCCGCTCCTGATGGTCGCCGCGATGGCGATGGGCATCAATGCTGTGGTCACCTTGCCTGCTCGAGCAACCCTCGAGCTCAACGTCAACAAAGGCAATGTCGAGCCGATGCCGATCGCCATCCCCGACTTTCAGGGAGGGCTCGGCGCGCAGATATCGGAGATCGTCACAGCCGACCTGAAACGATCTGGACTGTTCGCGCCGATCGACAAGAGCGCGTTTGTCGAAAAGATTACCAACCCAGATGCTCCACCCCGTTTTGACGACTGGAAGATCATCAATGCGCAAGCGTTGGTGACAGGCAGCGTGAGCAAGGAGGCCGATGGCCGCATCCGCGCTCAATACCGACTTTGGGATATTTTTGGTAACCAGCAGATGGCTGGTGAACAGTTTTTCGCCAATGACGCCAATCAACGCCGTGTCGCTCACATCATCGCCGATGCGATCTATGAGAAGCTAACCGGCGAGAAGGGCTATTTCGACACGCGCGTCGTCTTCATCGACGAATCCGGTGCCAAGAACGCGCGCAAGAAGCGTCTTGCCATCATGGACCAGGACGGCGCCAATGTGCGTTACCTCTCGGATGGCAAAGCGATCGTGCTGACCCCGCGTTTCTCGCCGAACCGGCAGGAAATCACCTACATGTCCTACGAAAGCGGCCAGCCTCGGGTCTATCTCCTGCAGATCGAGACCGGGCAGCGCGAACTGGTCGGCAATTTTCCCGGCATGACTTTCGCGCCGCGCTTCTCGCCCGACGGCCAGAAGGTGATCATGAGCCTGCTGCGCGACGACGGCAATTCCAACATCTTCGCCATGGACCTGAGAAGCCGCTCGACCACGAGGCTGACCAATTCGACCGCCATCGACACCTCGCCATCCTATTCTCCGGACGGCAGCAAGGTGGTGTTCACCTCCGACCGTGGCGGACGCGCGCAGATCTACGTGATGGGCGCTGACGGCTCCGGCCAGACCCGCATCTCCTTCGGCGACGGCGTCTATTCGACGCCGGTATGGTCGCCGCGCGGCGACCTCATCGCCTTCACCAAGCAGACCGGCGGCGAATTCCAGATCGGCGTCATGAAGACCGACGGCTCTGGCGAGCGCATCCTGTCCTCCGGCTTCCAGCAGGAAGGACCGACCTGGGCGCCGAATGGCCGCGTGCTGATGTTCTTCCGCGACTCCGGCGGCGGTCCGAAGCTTGTTTCGGTCGACCTCACCGGCCGCAATGAACAGCCGATCCCGACCGCCAATTTCGCATCGGATCCGGCCTGGTCACCGCTGCTGGAATAG